Proteins found in one Pyrus communis chromosome 15, drPyrComm1.1, whole genome shotgun sequence genomic segment:
- the LOC137717075 gene encoding uncharacterized protein, whose translation MAVEVLSPKDCLKYSLSRQSVTNFNRNPNPSCLGRPSRPQPDGKNRRPNRPNNLPRPVQKFPVPQNLVMGQVKILKRGEEIPKTAPAPPLQKQNFKPQVPAPPPQKQNPKPQAPDLGNTNRMGPEPKRVPKLSKQADRNRTARFYAGSSSCIASPPPSSLPLPSFFAKKGVATNTDAAASELLKLLRLNL comes from the coding sequence ATGGCTGTTGAAGTTCTCAGTCCCAAGGATTGCCTCAAGTACTCACTCTCACGCCAGTCAGTAACGAATTTCAATCGGAACCCTAACCCTAGCTGCCTCGGCCGCCCAAGCCGCCCCCAGCCCGACGGCAAGAACCGAAGGCCCAACCGGCCCAATAACCTTCCCCGCCCGGTCCAGAAATTCCCGGTCCCCCAAAACCTTGTCATGGGTCAGGTCAAAATCCTCAAGCGGGGCGAAGAAATCCCCAAAACGGCGCCGGCTCCACCACTACAGAAGCAAAATTTCAAGCCCCAAGTGCCGGCTCCGCCGCCACAGAAGCAGAATCCCAAGCCCCAAGCTCCGGATCTCGGAAACACGAACCGGATGGGCCCGGAACCGAAACGGGTTCCCAAGCTGAGCAAACAGGCGGACCGGAACCGGACTGCCCGTTTCTACGCCGGATCGTCGTCGTGCATAGCCTCGCCGCCTCCGAGCTCTCTGCCTCTGCCATCCTTTTTCGCCAAGAAGGGCGTTGCCACAAACACCGATGCTGCGGCAAGCGAGCTGCTGAAGCTTCTGCGGCTGAATTTGTAG
- the LOC137718438 gene encoding uncharacterized protein, whose protein sequence is MVVKEEWTRAAMTDDVLVVELLLRLKQAQAAGPSCPMSQSLLTLRWGVRMPRSKAASSGSRFDGDVSHQRRSGKNGADSTTRCSPTTPLSWSGGTGSPSATADGFEESSCPRSKGNATYESTSTTTGTKRARRKKTYAELKEEESSLLKERTYLQKEIATLQTTFKEQIAKNDNFKRIKIDLNLHSARNLSANFDGAGKSISSQPHERIASSSSTACYIPWDLPPRPHPRLDSCVESNAILARDNSFLLPDLNMVPSGEESGLEMLPGMS, encoded by the exons ATGGTGGTCAAAGAGGAGTGGACGAGAGCGGCGATGACCGACGACGTGCTTGTCGTCGAGCTACTGCTGCGGCTCAAGCAGGCGCAGGCGGCGGGGCCTTCGTGTCCGATGTCGCAGTCTCTTTTGACGCTCAGGTGGGGTGTCAGGATGCCACGCTCCAAAGCGGCGTCGTCCGGTTCCAGATTCGACGGCGACGTCTCGCATCAGAGGAGAAGCGGCAAGAACGGCGCCGATTCCACCACTAGATGCAGCCCAACGACGCCTCTCTCATGGAGCGGTGGCACCGGCTCTCCATCCGCCACCGCCGACGGCTTCGAAGAGTCTAGCTGCCCCAGATCCAAg GGCAATGCTACATATGAATCCACCAGCACCACCACTGGCACCAAGagggcaaggagaaagaag ACATATGCTGAGCTAAAAGAGGAGGAAAGTTCGTTGTTGAAGGAAAGGACATATCTGCAAAAGGAAATAGCGACCTTACAAACAACTTTCAAGGAGCAAATAGCCAAAAATGACAACTTTAAGAGAATCAAG ATTGATCTGAACTTGCATTCCGCGAGGAATTTGAGTGCAAACTTTGACGGAGCAGGGAAATCGATTTCCAGCCAACCCCATGAGAGAATAGCTTCTTCTAGTTCCACTGCCTGCTACATTCCTTGGGATTTGCCTCCACGTCCACACCCGCGATTGGATTCTTGCGTTGAAAGCAATGCTATTCTGGCCCGGGATAACTCCTTCTTGCTGCCTGATCTAAACATGGTTCCATCCGGCGAGGAATCGGGTTTGGAAATGCTACCTGGGATGAGCTGA